A portion of the Sphingobacterium spiritivorum genome contains these proteins:
- a CDS encoding clostripain-related cysteine peptidase has protein sequence MKTLYILFCLCYLLMFSGCRKDSPDIPENAAISRTVLVYMGGNNNLQYETYDKIEALKQGYNADMGRLLIYQAVQDATPRLLEITTNSSGKVVEKVWKIYEKQNTADANIFVKVLADVRKTAPSKSYGLIMFSHASGWLPQSTLLKPRTLLQDDKNDLELRDFATALPDNSFDFIIFESCFMTGIEVLYELKDKTRYVVASSAEILSPGFTPIYAQLLPYLYKEEADLKGFSQRVFAYYNGLRGDYRSATISLIDVRPLPQLAGWVRTNVSGSLPLNDLSLIQHFDRYTNYKLFFDFADYYKRLAPVESHEKLQSLLDKIIVFKSSTPQFLLAQNGFIIRTHSGLTSYIPQARFLYLNTEYAKLKWATDTQINP, from the coding sequence ATGAAAACTTTGTACATTCTATTTTGCCTTTGTTACCTTTTGATGTTCTCAGGTTGTCGCAAAGACTCCCCGGATATTCCGGAAAATGCTGCTATCTCCCGTACTGTTCTCGTGTATATGGGAGGGAACAATAACCTGCAGTATGAAACATACGATAAAATCGAAGCATTAAAACAGGGATATAATGCCGATATGGGGAGATTACTTATCTATCAGGCAGTACAGGATGCCACCCCCCGTTTATTAGAGATTACTACAAATTCCTCTGGCAAGGTGGTCGAAAAAGTGTGGAAGATCTATGAAAAACAAAATACGGCAGACGCGAATATATTTGTCAAAGTATTAGCTGATGTCAGGAAGACAGCCCCTTCCAAAAGCTATGGACTGATCATGTTTTCACATGCTTCAGGCTGGCTGCCTCAAAGTACACTACTCAAGCCGAGAACACTATTGCAGGATGACAAAAATGATCTGGAATTGCGAGATTTTGCCACAGCTTTGCCCGATAACAGCTTTGACTTTATAATCTTTGAATCCTGTTTTATGACAGGGATAGAGGTACTGTACGAACTTAAAGACAAGACGCGATACGTCGTAGCCTCGTCTGCAGAAATACTTTCTCCGGGATTTACGCCTATATATGCACAGCTCCTTCCCTACCTTTATAAAGAAGAAGCGGACTTAAAAGGTTTTTCTCAACGGGTATTTGCTTATTACAACGGCCTCCGTGGCGACTATCGGTCAGCTACTATATCGCTGATAGATGTCAGACCATTGCCGCAACTGGCAGGATGGGTACGCACAAATGTCTCCGGGTCTTTACCATTAAATGACCTAAGCCTTATACAACATTTTGACAGATACACAAACTACAAACTGTTTTTTGATTTCGCAGATTATTATAAAAGATTAGCTCCGGTGGAAAGCCATGAAAAACTTCAGTCTCTTCTGGACAAGATCATCGTTTTTAAATCGTCAACTCCACAGTTTTTATTAGCACAAAATGGTTTTATTATCCGGACACATAGCGGCCTTACAAGTTACATACCACAGGCCCGTTTTCTGTATCTCAATACCGAATATGCAAAACTAAAGTGGGCAACAGATACCCAAATTAATCCATAA
- a CDS encoding helix-turn-helix domain-containing protein, with protein sequence MTFKLDYYLTTDDRWLRNFSDILSEMTGHVNEVRDNNLILHPAIGEGMFEVITFGDGLSLLRVNCIFHINLKINRSPDPKNEEFIIHLNLSESQECTISANKNKTDYILPFSEAVLYSSSGTGLQTDIHKGDHIKFLILIADRRWITHNADSETCDSHVLQQFQDNVPVHGLLNMDLVDFNTAYEILHMSLPTPSSFKFQIHGATLSLLAHFFRKIYIREQALNKELSLGSEPFTKLKERLIRQLHKPWPPLEILAGEHNMSKTKFIQSFTRIFGKNYSQFYLDARMEKAAQMILEGVSISIAGMDVGYTNLGHFSKIFKRYYGISPRQYVKEKELIIAQTQVTVA encoded by the coding sequence ATGACATTTAAATTAGATTACTATCTAACAACAGATGATCGCTGGCTCAGGAATTTCTCAGATATACTCAGCGAAATGACCGGACATGTAAATGAAGTGAGGGATAACAATTTAATATTACATCCTGCTATAGGTGAGGGAATGTTTGAAGTGATCACTTTTGGAGACGGACTCAGCCTATTAAGAGTAAACTGTATCTTTCATATCAATCTGAAAATAAACAGAAGCCCTGATCCCAAAAACGAGGAGTTCATTATACACCTCAACCTGAGTGAAAGTCAGGAATGTACAATCAGCGCCAATAAAAATAAAACAGATTATATACTGCCCTTTTCAGAAGCTGTACTTTATTCTTCTTCCGGAACCGGACTACAGACAGATATACATAAGGGTGATCATATCAAATTCCTTATTCTCATTGCTGACAGGCGTTGGATTACCCATAATGCAGACAGTGAGACATGCGATTCTCATGTTTTGCAACAGTTTCAGGATAACGTTCCTGTTCATGGCTTATTGAATATGGACTTGGTGGATTTCAATACGGCATACGAAATACTCCATATGTCACTACCAACTCCTTCTTCTTTCAAGTTTCAGATACACGGCGCAACACTAAGCCTCCTTGCTCATTTCTTCAGAAAAATTTATATCCGTGAACAGGCTCTAAATAAAGAACTATCATTAGGAAGTGAGCCCTTTACTAAACTCAAAGAAAGATTGATTCGTCAGCTGCACAAACCCTGGCCACCTCTCGAGATCTTAGCCGGCGAACATAACATGAGCAAGACAAAATTTATACAATCCTTTACCCGCATCTTCGGCAAGAACTATTCACAGTTCTATCTGGACGCCCGTATGGAAAAAGCAGCTCAAATGATTCTTGAAGGAGTAAGTATATCAATAGCGGGTATGGATGTCGGATATACCAATTTAGGCCATTTTTCAAAAATATTCAAAAGATACTATGGTATATCACCAAGACAGTATGTTAAAGAAAAAGAATTGATTATAGCGCAGACACAGGTTACTGTCGCCTGA
- a CDS encoding helix-turn-helix transcriptional regulator, translating into MKIKKYIIIEGSPVLFPLEFMHSDMVHNGAKIESAGFFIIVQDSKAQQLKVKCMGESTSLSIKSHPEKDEIIIAQYLGLDTGKQDDKIVSEVNVYLNSEKDCLHDFAQAMSKVYKDTILPKNNSIHLPSSIGEGTISMSQLSTGLGLFKANVRFKNPVKFIRNSIHSNTHLFIHFNLSESSFIIKKDNGQQTDVGVDWEEAVFYSSSGKSAELELPEGKWSKWVTIIIHRSWLINKQLNYSTDIGQDLIQDFLKNKAMQGMLNLTMEEMSLAFALLQEKDNQTDTRLQTKGKVLQLLSHFITRHLQEDTPSQYADFSDVSRIMCVIGKLEKNLNSSWPTINLIAHKCLMSRTKFITLFKNIYGKSYHTMMMEIRMQKAAEFLQTGEPISEVGQKVGFSNLSHFAKTFKQIFHIEPSRYRQTISH; encoded by the coding sequence ATGAAAATAAAAAAATATATTATTATTGAAGGAAGTCCGGTTCTGTTTCCTCTTGAATTTATGCACTCGGATATGGTTCATAACGGTGCTAAAATAGAAAGTGCAGGTTTTTTCATAATTGTACAAGACAGTAAAGCCCAGCAGTTAAAAGTAAAATGTATGGGAGAGAGTACTTCTTTGTCCATAAAGAGCCATCCTGAAAAAGACGAGATCATAATTGCTCAGTATCTGGGACTTGACACCGGAAAACAAGATGATAAGATTGTATCTGAGGTTAATGTATATCTGAACAGTGAAAAAGATTGTCTACATGATTTCGCTCAGGCAATGTCAAAGGTATATAAGGATACGATTCTACCAAAGAACAACAGTATTCATTTACCCTCTTCTATAGGAGAAGGCACAATATCTATGTCCCAACTCAGTACAGGTCTGGGTCTGTTCAAAGCAAATGTCAGATTCAAAAATCCGGTTAAGTTTATACGAAATAGTATACATTCAAATACACATCTGTTTATTCATTTTAACCTTAGTGAATCTTCATTCATTATAAAAAAAGACAACGGACAGCAAACCGATGTCGGCGTTGACTGGGAGGAAGCAGTGTTTTATTCCAGCAGCGGAAAATCAGCAGAACTGGAACTTCCTGAAGGGAAATGGTCTAAGTGGGTTACCATTATCATACACCGATCCTGGCTGATAAACAAACAGCTAAACTACAGCACGGATATAGGTCAGGATCTGATACAGGATTTTCTTAAAAATAAAGCGATGCAGGGTATGCTCAACCTTACTATGGAAGAAATGTCTCTGGCTTTTGCTTTGCTGCAGGAAAAAGACAACCAGACTGATACACGACTTCAGACAAAAGGAAAAGTACTCCAGTTGCTCTCACATTTTATTACAAGACACCTGCAGGAGGATACACCTTCTCAGTATGCTGACTTTTCAGATGTATCCAGAATTATGTGTGTAATCGGAAAGCTGGAAAAAAACCTAAACAGCAGCTGGCCAACAATAAACCTTATAGCACATAAATGTTTGATGAGCCGCACTAAATTTATAACACTTTTCAAAAATATATATGGCAAAAGTTACCATACAATGATGATGGAAATCCGCATGCAAAAAGCTGCTGAATTTTTACAAACCGGCGAACCCATTTCAGAGGTTGGTCAAAAGGTAGGGTTCTCAAATCTCAGCCATTTTGCAAAAACATTTAAACAGATATTTCATATTGAACCCAGCAGATACAGACAAACAATCAGTCACTAG
- a CDS encoding helix-turn-helix transcriptional regulator → MRHIKHTYSLNPEWLYQLAHAFDTDIIDNKRSTLPKQHGYGETIFLEIMPGFSIQLVDVVYTTAVKVTRIPTKEDMYVVYYDISDNFNQHIIDGTDHRVGYSSKFGMGFTDGKVESTFIPAVGKRNFYLRLFISKPLLQSMLAASKPVQEIEAIFDESKKVLSYYRHMESTTQLLLNDLKNRSFANPAFELLLRGISLQVFTNLIRRIRSYDDKLYKLPQQDLENMDKSIAYLTKDLQMDFPGIQKLAEIAGMSASKYKTLFKKIMKDTPQQFFLSEKLLLAKDLLNGGTFGSIREVALELGYNQSGYFAAAYRKKFNLQPGENFVKSTE, encoded by the coding sequence ATGAGACATATTAAACACACCTACAGTTTGAATCCTGAATGGCTGTATCAGTTAGCTCATGCATTTGATACCGATATCATTGATAATAAACGGAGTACTCTTCCCAAACAACATGGTTATGGTGAAACTATATTCTTAGAAATCATGCCTGGTTTTTCTATACAATTGGTTGATGTTGTCTATACTACAGCTGTAAAAGTAACGCGCATACCTACCAAAGAAGATATGTATGTGGTTTATTATGATATCAGCGACAACTTTAATCAGCATATTATTGATGGTACAGATCACCGGGTTGGTTATTCTTCTAAATTCGGGATGGGATTTACGGATGGTAAGGTGGAGAGTACTTTTATTCCGGCAGTTGGTAAACGAAACTTTTATCTCAGACTTTTTATATCCAAACCCTTATTACAATCGATGTTGGCCGCATCTAAACCCGTACAGGAAATCGAGGCAATATTCGATGAATCAAAAAAAGTCCTGTCCTACTACAGGCATATGGAGAGCACTACACAGCTCTTATTAAATGATTTAAAAAACCGTTCGTTTGCTAATCCGGCTTTTGAATTACTTTTAAGAGGGATTTCCCTACAAGTCTTTACCAACCTGATCAGACGCATACGATCGTATGATGATAAGCTATATAAATTACCACAGCAGGATTTAGAGAACATGGATAAAAGTATAGCCTATCTGACAAAGGATTTACAGATGGATTTCCCCGGTATACAGAAACTGGCCGAAATAGCAGGCATGTCAGCTTCCAAATATAAAACACTGTTTAAAAAGATTATGAAAGATACACCTCAGCAATTCTTTCTCAGTGAAAAATTACTATTGGCAAAGGATCTTCTTAACGGTGGAACTTTTGGATCGATCAGAGAAGTGGCACTGGAACTGGGATACAATCAGTCCGGATATTTTGCGGCCGCCTATAGAAAAAAATTCAATCTTCAGCCTGGTGAAAATTTTGTAAAATCAACAGAATAG
- a CDS encoding helix-turn-helix transcriptional regulator — MKTKSVDDMEIIHENGVDPYWIYPLAQKLGGEVEGSFLKIPTEVLEGTCYFTKVSESISTFIIDAVFNQSLIFYLRNSKNNFVTLHFDFTEGDAVHILDNVANPVGRWDYNVAFYDSSLDADYIVQKGSKTYSIDIHIDKRELRRILSEFPQFRDILNTMFDSEKNTFLRYGRTSNKAWWLINELRNTNQEDPLYEIVVKSTVYNLLSDYLDQAMNQEILLEKIVKEDLVSIIDSQSFLITRIESPFPGIKELSARAMMSETKYKTLFRKITGLSSNAFFLQNKLTYAKQMLETGQHTIGEVTAHYSFTNASYFADQFKKLYGIPPKDYLTHM, encoded by the coding sequence TTGAAAACCAAATCAGTTGATGACATGGAAATTATTCATGAGAATGGTGTAGATCCCTACTGGATATATCCCCTTGCCCAAAAACTGGGAGGGGAAGTAGAAGGGTCATTTCTAAAGATACCAACAGAAGTACTGGAAGGCACCTGTTATTTTACAAAAGTCAGCGAATCTATTTCTACTTTTATAATTGACGCAGTGTTTAACCAATCCCTTATATTCTACCTGCGAAATTCGAAAAACAATTTTGTAACTCTTCACTTTGACTTTACTGAAGGTGACGCTGTACATATCCTGGATAATGTTGCCAATCCTGTTGGCCGATGGGATTATAATGTAGCATTTTATGACAGCAGCCTTGACGCAGATTATATTGTACAAAAAGGAAGTAAAACATATAGTATAGATATTCATATAGATAAAAGAGAATTAAGGCGAATTCTTTCAGAATTTCCTCAGTTCAGGGATATCCTAAACACTATGTTTGATTCTGAAAAAAACACTTTTTTACGATATGGACGCACCAGTAACAAAGCCTGGTGGCTGATAAACGAATTAAGAAATACAAATCAGGAAGATCCTCTTTATGAAATTGTTGTCAAAAGCACGGTGTATAACCTGTTGAGTGACTATCTGGATCAGGCAATGAATCAGGAAATTCTTTTAGAAAAAATAGTAAAAGAAGATTTGGTTTCAATAATTGATTCGCAATCCTTTCTGATTACCCGGATTGAATCTCCATTCCCGGGCATAAAGGAATTGTCGGCACGGGCAATGATGTCTGAAACGAAATATAAGACCCTATTCCGAAAAATAACAGGCTTGTCGTCCAATGCATTCTTTCTTCAGAATAAACTAACCTATGCAAAACAAATGTTGGAAACAGGACAACATACCATAGGCGAAGTGACAGCACATTATAGTTTCACTAATGCATCCTATTTTGCAGATCAGTTTAAAAAACTGTACGGAATACCTCCAAAGGATTATCTAACACACATGTAA
- a CDS encoding helix-turn-helix domain-containing protein: MLKVKCRFSVETNWKEDLAIQLNGKIQGNFVEIPPCMYQGINYLLEVDSNFSVWFSNGKYYKTISIQSLENTQPDFFFLIFCSGIGTITLLNNNKNHKWNYGFVLLDSADKNHFVIEAGSENCVLAIFVKKKALNQLFETHTADPSQKYKLENTLAKFGRANPRAWNVLNEIRHLSPVSVSFDYFLTGAMYALLGIIFDEITNQDRSFADLEDADITRILLTQELIIQRLDKNFPGIKMLASMAYMSESKFKHLFRKITGFSPNNFFIKNKLELSRKIMELENSSIAEIAKRMNYSSHSYFSEQFKKHFGLLPKEYRANLFPHYPQIGENPKYIDD, encoded by the coding sequence ATGTTAAAAGTAAAATGCAGATTTAGTGTAGAGACGAATTGGAAAGAAGATTTAGCTATACAGCTAAATGGAAAGATACAGGGTAATTTTGTTGAAATACCTCCCTGTATGTATCAGGGAATAAATTATTTACTTGAAGTGGATTCCAATTTTTCAGTTTGGTTTTCTAATGGAAAATATTACAAAACTATTAGCATTCAATCATTGGAGAATACACAGCCAGACTTTTTCTTTCTTATCTTCTGTTCAGGTATTGGCACAATAACCCTATTAAATAATAATAAAAACCATAAATGGAATTATGGATTTGTCTTATTGGACAGTGCAGACAAAAATCACTTTGTCATTGAAGCGGGTTCAGAAAATTGTGTATTGGCAATTTTTGTAAAGAAAAAAGCGCTGAATCAACTTTTCGAAACTCATACCGCTGATCCGTCTCAAAAATATAAGCTGGAAAACACATTAGCGAAATTTGGCAGGGCCAATCCAAGAGCATGGAATGTACTGAACGAAATCAGGCATTTATCACCTGTTTCTGTGAGTTTTGATTATTTTCTTACCGGTGCTATGTATGCCCTATTAGGAATTATATTTGATGAAATCACAAATCAGGATAGAAGTTTTGCAGATCTGGAAGATGCTGATATCACAAGAATACTGCTCACACAAGAACTTATCATTCAGCGATTAGACAAAAATTTTCCGGGTATTAAGATGTTGGCCTCCATGGCCTACATGTCCGAATCCAAATTTAAACATCTGTTCCGCAAAATTACAGGATTCAGTCCAAACAACTTTTTTATAAAAAACAAACTGGAACTTAGCAGAAAAATAATGGAACTGGAAAATTCTTCAATAGCTGAAATCGCAAAGAGAATGAATTACTCCAGTCACTCTTATTTCTCAGAACAGTTTAAAAAGCATTTCGGTTTGCTTCCCAAGGAATATCGGGCGAATCTCTTCCCTCACTATCCCCAAATTGGTGAAAACCCAAAATATATTGATGATTAA
- a CDS encoding helix-turn-helix transcriptional regulator gives MKKIQLDLTYTLTPQWLQQFDNLIGIKPVDNKIIHLSEEIAEGRIYFLELMSGLSVMLRDMIVHQPILFSRKAKQDDLVFVYYDLSENISTHIVNGVGHMVGLNSPFDMGIVDSSVESTYIPILGERVYSLCLLVSKELLIRLFKDHIQKSNKNIYFDPEHNTLLFYGHIDSRSKLLLNQLKRKSYKDPSYELFFRSTSLRLFGLLIEGFSKISYPSFKLSEVEIKGILATQEYILTQLWLKFPGVGTLSRMAGMSESKYKLAFKKIFNDTPNNFFLTEKLFLAKRLLLSGDYNSILEIAYELGYSKSSYFSAVYRSKFGILPGSVIVRKKSS, from the coding sequence ATGAAAAAAATACAGTTAGATCTTACATATACACTTACACCTCAATGGCTGCAACAATTTGACAATCTGATTGGCATCAAACCAGTTGATAATAAAATAATCCACCTTTCTGAGGAAATTGCTGAAGGAAGGATCTACTTTTTAGAATTAATGTCCGGGTTATCCGTCATGTTGAGAGATATGATTGTTCATCAACCTATACTCTTTAGCCGGAAAGCAAAGCAAGATGATTTGGTGTTCGTGTATTATGACTTGAGTGAAAATATTAGTACTCATATTGTAAATGGTGTCGGTCATATGGTTGGTCTCAATTCTCCTTTTGATATGGGAATAGTCGATTCATCTGTAGAAAGTACCTACATACCTATTTTAGGTGAAAGAGTGTATTCGCTGTGTTTATTGGTTAGCAAAGAACTTTTAATAAGGCTTTTTAAGGATCATATTCAAAAGAGTAATAAGAATATCTATTTTGACCCTGAACACAATACTTTATTATTTTACGGGCATATAGACAGTCGCAGTAAATTATTACTTAATCAGCTTAAAAGAAAATCGTATAAAGATCCGTCTTACGAACTTTTTTTCAGGAGCACTTCTTTACGCTTGTTTGGCTTACTTATAGAAGGATTCAGCAAGATAAGCTATCCTTCGTTCAAACTGTCGGAAGTAGAAATCAAAGGAATCTTGGCTACTCAGGAATACATATTAACACAACTGTGGTTAAAATTTCCAGGCGTCGGCACTTTATCCAGGATGGCAGGAATGTCAGAATCAAAATACAAATTAGCTTTTAAAAAGATCTTTAACGACACCCCCAATAACTTCTTTCTGACAGAAAAGTTATTCCTCGCTAAACGGCTATTGCTTAGCGGAGATTATAATTCCATATTAGAAATTGCTTACGAATTAGGTTATAGCAAATCCAGCTATTTCTCCGCTGTATACCGAAGCAAATTTGGCATCCTTCCTGGTAGTGTAATTGTTCGGAAGAAGTCTTCCTGA
- a CDS encoding KdsC family phosphatase, whose product MVLQELARLKAIVIDVDGVLTDGTVQVDEHGEQLRTFNVKDGYAMHLAMSKGLQIIVISGGKNAGVQRRLEGLGIQEIHLGVADKLTLLQDIMQRFRIELPDVMFIGDDMPDYKCMKAVGVAVCPADAVEEIKQISHYVSGLGGGKGVVRELIEKTLKLQDKWYDDMNVKSV is encoded by the coding sequence ATGGTTTTACAGGAATTGGCTAGATTAAAAGCTATTGTTATAGATGTGGATGGTGTATTGACAGATGGTACGGTACAGGTTGATGAACATGGAGAACAACTGCGTACTTTTAACGTAAAGGATGGATATGCTATGCATCTGGCGATGTCAAAAGGATTACAGATTATTGTGATCTCAGGTGGGAAGAATGCGGGTGTGCAAAGACGTCTGGAAGGATTGGGTATACAGGAAATCCATTTAGGTGTAGCAGATAAGCTGACATTGCTTCAGGATATTATGCAGCGGTTCCGCATTGAATTGCCGGATGTGATGTTTATCGGAGATGATATGCCGGATTACAAATGTATGAAAGCTGTAGGAGTAGCTGTCTGTCCTGCAGATGCAGTAGAAGAAATAAAGCAGATCTCTCATTATGTTTCCGGCTTAGGCGGGGGCAAGGGAGTGGTTCGCGAACTGATCGAAAAAACGCTCAAACTACAGGATAAATGGTATGATGATATGAATGTGAAAAGTGTATAA
- a CDS encoding Maf family nucleotide pyrophosphatase yields the protein MLNNLKNIPVILGSQSPRRKELLSGMGIDFKVIVKDTDESFDPELSPEQIVQSISEKKATAFRNAEYENHLLITADTIVVAHHKILGKPQDRDDAFRMLSMLSDYTHQVMTAVSILWKGELRTFVERTDVVFPELSKDEIDYYIEHFKPYDKAGAYGIQEWMGLVAIDQIKGSYTNVVGLPTARLYQELKNIK from the coding sequence ATGCTTAATAATTTAAAGAATATACCTGTGATTCTGGGCTCCCAATCCCCCAGAAGAAAGGAATTACTGTCTGGAATGGGGATAGATTTTAAAGTTATTGTCAAAGATACTGATGAATCCTTTGATCCGGAATTATCACCGGAACAGATAGTGCAATCTATTTCGGAGAAGAAAGCTACTGCATTTAGGAATGCTGAATATGAGAATCATTTGCTTATCACTGCTGATACTATTGTGGTCGCTCATCATAAAATCCTCGGTAAACCGCAGGATCGGGATGATGCTTTTCGTATGCTGTCTATGCTTTCTGATTATACACATCAGGTGATGACGGCTGTTTCTATATTGTGGAAAGGAGAACTTCGTACTTTTGTAGAACGTACGGATGTGGTTTTTCCTGAGCTGTCCAAAGATGAAATAGACTATTATATCGAACATTTCAAACCTTATGACAAGGCCGGAGCATACGGTATACAGGAATGGATGGGGCTAGTGGCTATTGATCAGATTAAAGGATCCTATACCAATGTGGTGGGGCTTCCCACTGCAAGGTTGTATCAGGAATTAAAGAATATCAAATAA